The following coding sequences lie in one Arachis ipaensis cultivar K30076 chromosome B03, Araip1.1, whole genome shotgun sequence genomic window:
- the LOC107630076 gene encoding pentatricopeptide repeat-containing protein At2g20710, mitochondrial-like: MSYATQILSISRKSFQFIKRFSFLATPTLPSQPSATSNLLTVKKEQSGVVSVPRTPFFQKLPLRDLYRWIFTAPESTSLVVPIIEKWIRGGGTVNYNRLLSVIRKFRSRRRYRNALEVLSWMFEKGFSKHKSGDLAIRLDLIGKVNGLEEAEFYFNSIPKYLRTGECYSSLLNCCAHARDVGSAERIMEKMRALGFAGSILSRNVLLNLYYQTQNYDKLENLVCEMQEEGINFNSYTFGTLISAYAATSNTEGIDKLIAQLEHNWIQYWHLDWTVYAIAANCYRKQGLFDKAFNVLKKSERLITNKKRRVALTFLMTRYAAIGKKEEVMRLWKILTTDGKLYSRAYLAVIASVLKFDDFESAENIFKNWESKNLGFDIRIPNLIIGAYSKKGNMEAAESVVDWTIINNGEPNLKTWSYLSCGYIEQGNFSMAIEYIKEAISVCEVGHHWMQFWESLAAIFEYLKSKGDMEEVEELVRLLRSKDLVSLDVHKKLMNWIKDVESNVHVIDVFCGT; the protein is encoded by the exons ATGAGTTATGCTACACAAATCCTCAGCATTTCACGTAAatcatttcaatttataaaacGGTTTTCGTTTCTCGCAACCCCTACGCTTCCTTCACAGCCCTCCGCCACCTCCAACCTCTTAACAGTCAAGAAGGAACAAAGCGGCGTCGTTTCAGTTCCGAGGACACCATTTTTCCAGAAGCTTCCTTTGCGCGACTTATACCGTTGGATCTTCACGGCTCCTGAATCGACGTCCTTGGTGGTTCCGATAATCGAGAAGTGGATTAGAGGTGGCGGAACTGTTAACTACAACAGACTCCTATCTGTTATCAGGAAATTCAGATCACGCAGAAGATATAGAAACGCCCTCGAG GTATTGTCATGGATGTTTGAGAAAGGGTTTTCCAAACATAAATCTGGAGATCTTGCGATAAGACTAGACTTGATTGGGAAAGTTAATGGATTAGAAGAAGCAGAATTCTATTTTAATAGCATTCCAAAGTACTTACGAACTGGAGAATGTTACAGCTCTCTTCTTAATTGCTGTGCTCATGCTAGGGATGTGGGTAGTGCAGAGCGCATCATGGAGAAGATGAGAGCTTTGGGTTTTGCAGGGTCGATTTTGTCAAGAAATGTTTTGCTTAATCTCTACTATCAAACACAGAACTATGACAAATTGGAAAATTTGGTATGTGAAATGCAAGAAGAGGGTATTAATTTCAATAGCTATACATTTGGTACCCTGATTAGTGCTTATGCTGCCACTTCTAATACGGAAGGAATTGACAAGCTTATCGCACAGTTAGAGCATAATTGGATTCAGTACTGGCATTTAGATTGGACCGTTTATGCTATTGCAGCCAATTGTTATAGGAAACAAGGACTCTTTGATAAAGCTTTTAATGTCTTAAAGAAATCAGAGAGGCTCATAACTAACAAAAAGAGGAGAGTGGCCCTTACTTTCCTTATGACTCGATATGCAGCAATAGGCAAGAAAGAAGAAGTGATGAGGTTATGGAAAATTTTAACAACGGATGGGAAGTTATACAGTAGAGCTTATTTAGCTGTAATTGCTTCAGTTCTTAAGTTTGATGACTTTGAAAGTGCTGAGAATATATTTAAGAATTGGGAATCTAAAAATCTGGGTTTTGATATTCGGATTCCAAACTTGATTATTGGAGCTTACAGCAAGAAGGGCAATATGGAGGCAGCTGAATCTGTTGTTGATTGGACAATCATAAACAACGGAGAGCCAAATTTAAAGACTTGGTCCTATCTCTCATGTGGGTATATTGAACAAGGTAATTTTTCAATGGCTATTGAATACATCAAAGAAGCCATTTCTGTCTGTGAAGTGGGGCATCACTGGATGCAATTTTGGGAATCTTTGGCTGCCATTTTTGAATACTTGAAAAGTAAAGGAGATATGGAGGAAGTAGAGGAGTTGGTACGGTTACTTAGGAGCAAGGATCTTGTCTCCCTTGACGTTCACAAGAAGTTGATGAATTGGATTAAGGATGTTGAATCAAATGTGCATGTAATTGATGtgttctgtggcacataa